In the genome of Pseudomonas sp. LBUM920, one region contains:
- a CDS encoding low temperature requirement protein A, which translates to MIPSRSLLRGRGSHDSGKVGMVELFFDLVFVFAVTQLSHSLLAHLTLDGAVQVALMMVAVWWVWIFTSWITNWLDPEKIPIRLGLFGLMVAGLLLSSSIPKAFTDRGVLFAGAYVFMQVGRTLFALWAVRGESLNMIRNFQRILAWMLCSGVFWITGSLLEGQQRLAFWALALLIELISPSVYFWVPGLGRSTLADWNVEGNHMAERCGLFVIIALGESLLVTGATFAELPWSVEGLGAFLVAVVGSIALWWIYFDSGAERAHHRIASSADPGRQARIAYTYLHVLIVAGIIVSAVADELVLVHPGHASQAGVVAIIAGPWLFLVGSALFKWVMSDRSLPPLSHLGGLLMLLVVLPLGLQQVFSALVLGALTTAVLVIVAVWENRALRSLNEVSH; encoded by the coding sequence ATGATTCCATCCCGTTCCTTGCTGCGTGGACGCGGCAGTCATGACAGTGGCAAAGTCGGCATGGTCGAGCTGTTTTTCGACTTGGTGTTCGTGTTCGCCGTGACCCAATTGTCCCATTCGCTGTTGGCGCATCTGACCCTGGACGGGGCGGTGCAGGTGGCGCTGATGATGGTTGCGGTGTGGTGGGTGTGGATCTTCACATCGTGGATCACCAACTGGCTCGATCCAGAAAAAATCCCGATCCGCCTCGGCCTGTTCGGCTTGATGGTGGCCGGTCTGCTGCTGTCTTCCTCGATCCCCAAGGCTTTTACCGACCGAGGTGTACTGTTTGCCGGCGCCTACGTATTCATGCAGGTAGGACGCACGCTGTTTGCATTGTGGGCAGTGCGTGGCGAGTCGCTGAACATGATTCGCAATTTTCAGCGAATCCTGGCGTGGATGCTGTGTTCCGGCGTGTTCTGGATCACCGGCAGCCTCCTCGAAGGTCAACAGCGCCTGGCTTTCTGGGCGCTGGCGCTGTTGATCGAACTGATATCGCCATCGGTGTATTTCTGGGTACCGGGCCTGGGGCGTTCGACCCTGGCGGACTGGAACGTCGAAGGCAACCACATGGCCGAGCGCTGCGGCCTGTTTGTGATCATTGCCCTTGGCGAATCATTGCTGGTAACCGGCGCCACCTTTGCCGAATTGCCCTGGAGCGTAGAAGGCCTGGGCGCATTCCTGGTGGCGGTGGTGGGCAGCATTGCGCTGTGGTGGATCTATTTCGACAGCGGTGCCGAGCGCGCCCATCACCGGATTGCCAGCTCTGCCGACCCGGGCCGCCAGGCGCGGATTGCCTATACCTACCTGCACGTGTTGATCGTCGCCGGCATCATTGTCAGCGCGGTGGCCGACGAACTGGTGCTGGTGCATCCGGGCCATGCCAGCCAGGCCGGCGTGGTGGCGATCATCGCCGGCCCATGGTTGTTTCTAGTGGGCAGCGCGTTGTTCAAGTGGGTAATGAGTGACCGGTCATTGCCACCGCTGTCGCACCTCGGCGGGTTGCTGATGTTGCTGGTGGTGTTGCCGCTTGGGTTGCAGCAGGTGTTTTCGGCCTTGGTGCTGGGCGCGCTGACCACGGCGGTGTTGGTGATCGTGGCCGTTTGGGAAAACCGCGCGCTGCGCAGCCTGAACGAAGTTTCACACTGA
- a CDS encoding 5-carboxymethyl-2-hydroxymuconate Delta-isomerase — MPHLHLEYTANLTGLVVEKTLLRLNNVLMASGQFGSEFDIKSRAVKVETFQVGTSLNPRGFIALKLSLLSGRSPQVKKQLSESLLAALQDQGEWPANIQVQLSVLLVDMDRDSYSKVAIG, encoded by the coding sequence ATGCCGCACCTGCACCTGGAATACACCGCCAATCTGACCGGCCTGGTCGTCGAGAAAACCCTGTTGCGGCTCAACAATGTGCTGATGGCGTCCGGGCAGTTCGGTTCCGAGTTCGATATCAAAAGCCGCGCCGTCAAGGTTGAGACGTTCCAGGTCGGCACCTCACTCAACCCGCGTGGGTTTATTGCGCTGAAGCTGTCACTGCTCAGCGGGCGCTCGCCGCAGGTCAAGAAGCAGTTGTCGGAAAGCCTGTTGGCGGCGTTGCAGGACCAGGGTGAATGGCCGGCGAATATTCAGGTTCAACTCAGCGTTCTGCTGGTCGATATGGATCGCGATTCCTACAGCAAAGTCGCGATTGGCTGA
- a CDS encoding LysR family transcriptional regulator: MLNSNLLRKLDMQDLMVFIAVYDQSSVTEVSETLFVSQSTVSYSLKKLRTSFEDELFINTRAGMRPTYKATTMYGHVQKILESINLCHAGGQTFDPTQKAVTFNVCAPEYFEQLILPRLLKNFDRADLPVIVNVQKLETEIPAEDLREGRLDLVICFGPNFHRAHKDFKVQMLLEDDLVCVFDKRATPREPAFSLQSFVERRHVFPTPWSSHTNMIDGWLARQAHTRQVVARANSYSAALKMITGTDFIVTLPRRVQKLLAPASVFGHCEAPNGLPGFTLDMQWNETSGQDSANTWFREQVVKVCADQGLL, from the coding sequence ATGCTAAACAGTAATTTGCTCAGAAAGCTCGATATGCAGGACTTGATGGTGTTTATCGCCGTCTACGACCAGAGCAGCGTTACCGAGGTGTCTGAAACGCTGTTCGTCAGCCAGTCCACTGTGAGTTACAGCCTGAAGAAACTGCGCACCAGTTTTGAGGATGAGCTGTTTATCAACACGCGGGCAGGCATGCGGCCTACGTACAAAGCCACGACCATGTACGGGCATGTGCAGAAGATCCTCGAGAGCATCAACCTGTGCCACGCCGGCGGCCAGACCTTCGACCCGACGCAGAAGGCCGTGACCTTCAACGTGTGCGCGCCGGAGTACTTTGAGCAACTGATCCTGCCGCGCCTGTTGAAGAACTTCGACCGCGCCGACCTGCCAGTGATCGTCAATGTGCAAAAGCTGGAAACCGAGATTCCCGCCGAGGACTTACGCGAAGGTCGCCTCGACCTGGTGATTTGTTTCGGCCCGAACTTTCACCGCGCCCACAAAGACTTCAAGGTCCAGATGCTGCTGGAAGATGACTTGGTGTGTGTGTTCGATAAACGCGCGACCCCGCGCGAGCCGGCGTTCAGCCTGCAATCCTTCGTCGAGCGGCGGCACGTGTTTCCCACGCCCTGGAGCTCCCACACCAACATGATCGACGGCTGGCTGGCACGCCAGGCCCACACGCGCCAAGTGGTCGCCAGGGCCAACAGTTACAGCGCCGCGTTGAAGATGATCACCGGCACCGACTTCATCGTCACTCTGCCGCGCCGTGTGCAAAAGCTCTTGGCGCCCGCCAGCGTGTTTGGCCATTGCGAGGCGCCCAACGGGCTGCCGGGCTTCACCCTGGACATGCAGTGGAACGAAACCAGCGGCCAGGACAGTGCCAATACCTGGTTTCGTGAGCAAGTGGTGAAGGTGTGCGCCGATCAGGGGTTGTTGTAG
- a CDS encoding cyanate transporter, protein MENVRATPTTAVWLMISVVLVALNLRPSMAAVGPLLSSIRGDVPLSFSSAALLTMLPVMAMGLAMFFGMGLGKRMGEHRSIVLSLLVIGLATLSRLFVDSASALIVSAIAAGVGIAMIQALMPALIKTRFSANVSLFMGLYVTAIMGGAALAASFAPLVQVQTGSWRIGLAIWAALALLALVFWYAQRSAMPPLPQAGAGAQESFFGNRRAWLLAIFFGLGTAAYTCVLAWLAPYYVEQGWSEQQAGLLLGFLTAMEVVSGLITPAIANRREDKRGVVAVLLVLIICGFCGLILSPQYLSLLWPCLLGLGIGGLFPMSLILSLDHLDNPRRAGGLTAFVQGIGYLIAGLSPLIAGMIRDQLGSFEWAWWSLTAVIGVMLLIVTRFNPKHYARHIR, encoded by the coding sequence ATGGAAAACGTTCGCGCAACGCCCACCACCGCCGTCTGGCTGATGATCAGCGTCGTACTGGTTGCCCTTAACCTGCGCCCGTCGATGGCCGCCGTCGGTCCACTGTTGTCATCGATTCGCGGCGATGTGCCGTTGAGTTTCAGCAGCGCCGCGCTGCTGACCATGCTGCCGGTCATGGCCATGGGCCTGGCGATGTTCTTTGGCATGGGCCTGGGTAAACGCATGGGCGAGCACCGCAGCATTGTGCTGTCACTGCTGGTGATTGGCTTGGCCACGCTGTCGCGACTGTTTGTGGATTCGGCGTCGGCGTTGATCGTCAGCGCTATCGCTGCCGGCGTCGGTATCGCGATGATCCAGGCGTTGATGCCGGCGCTGATCAAGACGCGCTTCAGCGCCAACGTCTCGCTGTTCATGGGCCTGTATGTCACCGCCATCATGGGGGGCGCGGCACTGGCCGCTTCGTTCGCGCCGCTCGTGCAGGTGCAGACCGGCAGCTGGCGTATCGGCCTGGCCATCTGGGCGGCGCTTGCGCTATTGGCGCTGGTGTTCTGGTACGCCCAGCGTTCGGCAATGCCGCCACTGCCCCAGGCCGGTGCCGGCGCGCAGGAATCGTTTTTCGGCAATCGTCGCGCATGGTTGTTGGCGATTTTTTTCGGCCTCGGCACCGCCGCCTACACCTGCGTGCTGGCGTGGCTGGCGCCGTACTACGTGGAACAAGGCTGGAGCGAACAACAGGCCGGCTTGCTGCTGGGGTTCTTGACCGCCATGGAAGTCGTGTCCGGCCTGATCACCCCGGCCATCGCCAACCGCCGTGAGGATAAACGCGGGGTAGTCGCGGTGTTGCTGGTGCTGATCATCTGCGGTTTTTGCGGCCTTATTCTCAGCCCTCAATACCTGAGCCTGCTGTGGCCTTGCCTGCTGGGCCTGGGCATTGGCGGTCTGTTTCCGATGAGCCTGATCCTGTCCCTCGACCACTTGGACAACCCGCGCCGCGCCGGCGGCCTGACTGCGTTTGTGCAAGGCATCGGCTACCTGATTGCTGGCTTGTCGCCACTTATTGCCGGGATGATCCGCGACCAACTCGGCAGCTTCGAATGGGCCTGGTGGTCACTGACCGCCGTGATTGGGGTAATGCTGCTGATCGTCACGCGTTTCAATCCGAAGCATTACGCACGACATATCCGCTGA
- a CDS encoding aldehyde dehydrogenase family protein — MNAVLDGVYIAGEWRAGHDVIEVINPATEATLAHVSVGDASTVAHAVAAASAAFIDWSKSTGRDRGAVLRKIAQGVSAQRDQLMQLQSSNNGKPLFEAGIDVDDVIATFDYYAGMCDDMDATQDRPVALPGEDFSARLRREPCGVVGLIVPWNFPMVTTAWKLAPALAAGCCVVLKPSEVTPLAELQLAQIIAQAGLPAGVFNLVCGTGLAVGAPLAADRRVAKISFTGSNAVGVQVMQRAAETIKGVSLELGGKSALLVLADADLDLAVELACGGGFFNAGQMCSATSRVLVADSLADAFLQRLQTRAEGIRVADPFADEVQMGALINRAQYQRVLGHIQRGIADGARLLCGGERPADLAKGYFIRPTVFTDVPLNSALWNEEIFGPVLCVRRFTTAEEAIALANDSDFGLVASVVSADVDTAERVANALQAGLVWINSPQVIFPQTAWGGYKQSSIGRELGPWGLAAFQEIKHVIRAL, encoded by the coding sequence ATGAACGCAGTATTGGACGGTGTGTACATTGCAGGCGAATGGCGCGCAGGCCATGACGTTATCGAGGTGATCAACCCCGCCACCGAAGCCACACTGGCCCACGTCAGCGTGGGCGACGCGAGCACCGTGGCCCACGCGGTGGCGGCGGCCAGCGCGGCGTTCATCGACTGGTCGAAAAGCACCGGCCGTGACCGCGGCGCCGTGCTGCGTAAGATCGCCCAGGGCGTGAGCGCCCAGCGCGACCAGCTGATGCAGTTGCAGTCGAGCAACAATGGCAAGCCGCTGTTTGAGGCCGGCATTGATGTGGACGATGTGATCGCCACCTTCGACTACTACGCCGGCATGTGCGACGACATGGACGCCACGCAAGACCGCCCGGTGGCACTGCCCGGCGAGGACTTCAGCGCACGCCTGCGCCGTGAGCCCTGTGGTGTGGTCGGGCTGATTGTGCCGTGGAATTTCCCGATGGTGACCACCGCCTGGAAGCTCGCCCCGGCCCTGGCGGCCGGATGTTGCGTGGTGCTCAAGCCATCGGAAGTCACGCCGTTGGCGGAGTTGCAACTGGCGCAAATTATTGCCCAGGCAGGGCTGCCGGCGGGTGTGTTCAACCTGGTCTGCGGCACGGGCCTGGCGGTTGGCGCACCGCTGGCCGCAGACCGCCGCGTGGCGAAGATCTCCTTCACCGGCAGTAACGCCGTCGGCGTGCAAGTGATGCAGCGCGCGGCAGAAACCATCAAGGGTGTAAGCCTTGAGCTGGGCGGTAAATCCGCGTTGCTGGTGCTCGCGGACGCCGACCTTGACCTGGCGGTGGAGCTGGCCTGTGGGGGTGGCTTTTTCAACGCCGGGCAGATGTGTTCGGCCACCAGCCGCGTGCTGGTGGCTGACAGCCTGGCGGACGCGTTCCTGCAGCGTTTGCAGACACGGGCCGAGGGGATTCGCGTGGCAGACCCATTTGCCGATGAGGTGCAAATGGGCGCGTTGATCAACCGTGCGCAGTATCAGCGAGTGCTGGGGCATATTCAGCGTGGCATCGCAGACGGCGCGCGTTTGCTGTGCGGTGGTGAACGACCGGCCGACCTGGCGAAGGGCTATTTCATTCGCCCGACCGTGTTTACCGATGTGCCGTTGAACAGCGCGTTGTGGAACGAGGAGATCTTCGGCCCGGTGCTGTGTGTCCGACGTTTTACCACTGCCGAGGAAGCCATTGCCCTGGCCAATGACAGCGATTTCGGCCTGGTCGCCAGTGTGGTGAGCGCCGATGTCGACACCGCCGAACGCGTGGCCAACGCCTTGCAGGCCGGGCTTGTGTGGATCAACTCCCCGCAGGTGATCTTCCCGCAAACGGCGTGGGGTGGTTACAAGCAGAGCAGCATCGGCCGCGAGTTGGGCCCGTGGGGCTTGGCGGCGTTTCAGGAGATCAAACATGTGATCCGCGCCCTCTAG
- a CDS encoding 5-guanidino-2-oxopentanoate decarboxylase: MATCGEVLVNLLERYGVDQVFGIPGVHTVELYRGLARSSIRHVTPRHEQGAGFMADGYARTRGKPGVCFIITGPGMTNITTAMGQAYADSIPMLVISSVQSRSQLGGGRGKLHELANQSAMIAGVAAFSHTLMSAAELPGVLARAFALFQAGRPRPVHIEIPLDVLVENADALLGSEPVSVARAGAAPAAVKQMSQWLAAAKRPLILAGGGAIEAAAELTRLAERLGAPVALTINAKGMLPAAHPLLIGSTQTLVATRALVAEADVVLAIGTELAETDYDVTFAGGFEIPGTLLRIDIDPDQTVRNYPPQVALVADAQIAAQALLAALDIQVSGDRAPDWGSARVARLWAELTPTWDAATRAQTLFLNTVLAQLPGAVLVGDSTQPVYSGNLTLNLDHPRRWFNSSTGYGTLGYALPAAIGAWLGRGDGQPVVCLIGDGGLQFSLPELASAVEARVPVIVLLWNNQGYEEIKKYMLNRAIEPVGVDIYTPDFIGVAKALGCAAESIQGIAQLRTALRAAADRQGPTLIEIDQGLWMQEVAV; this comes from the coding sequence ATGGCGACCTGCGGCGAAGTATTGGTCAACCTCCTGGAACGCTACGGCGTAGACCAGGTGTTCGGCATTCCCGGCGTGCACACCGTGGAGTTGTACCGTGGCCTGGCGCGCTCGAGCATCCGCCATGTCACCCCGCGCCACGAACAGGGCGCAGGCTTCATGGCCGACGGCTATGCACGCACCCGCGGTAAACCTGGCGTGTGTTTCATCATCACCGGCCCCGGCATGACCAACATCACCACCGCCATGGGCCAGGCCTATGCCGACTCGATCCCGATGCTGGTGATTTCCAGTGTGCAATCGCGCAGCCAATTGGGTGGCGGGCGCGGCAAGTTGCATGAGTTGGCGAACCAGAGCGCGATGATCGCGGGCGTGGCGGCGTTCTCGCACACCTTGATGTCGGCGGCGGAGTTGCCTGGCGTGCTGGCGCGCGCGTTTGCGCTGTTCCAGGCCGGTCGACCGCGCCCGGTGCACATCGAGATTCCGCTGGATGTACTGGTCGAAAACGCCGATGCCCTGCTCGGCAGCGAGCCGGTCAGCGTGGCGCGCGCCGGTGCCGCGCCGGCGGCGGTGAAGCAGATGAGCCAGTGGCTGGCGGCAGCAAAACGCCCGCTGATCCTGGCCGGCGGCGGCGCCATCGAGGCGGCCGCCGAATTGACGCGCCTGGCCGAACGGCTGGGCGCACCGGTGGCCCTGACCATCAACGCCAAAGGCATGCTGCCGGCCGCGCACCCGTTGCTGATCGGCTCGACCCAGACGCTGGTCGCCACCCGCGCCCTGGTCGCCGAAGCCGATGTGGTGCTGGCCATCGGCACCGAGCTGGCGGAAACCGATTACGACGTGACCTTCGCCGGGGGTTTCGAGATTCCCGGCACGCTGCTGCGCATCGATATCGACCCCGACCAGACCGTGCGCAATTACCCGCCTCAGGTCGCACTGGTGGCCGATGCGCAGATCGCAGCCCAAGCCTTGTTGGCCGCGCTGGACATCCAGGTATCGGGCGATCGCGCCCCCGACTGGGGCAGCGCACGCGTCGCGCGTCTGTGGGCTGAATTGACGCCCACCTGGGACGCCGCTACCCGCGCGCAAACCCTGTTTCTCAACACCGTGCTGGCGCAACTGCCCGGCGCCGTGCTGGTGGGCGACTCCACCCAACCGGTGTACAGCGGCAACCTGACGCTGAACCTCGACCACCCACGCCGCTGGTTCAATTCCTCCACCGGCTACGGCACCTTGGGCTACGCCCTGCCCGCAGCGATTGGCGCCTGGCTGGGACGCGGCGACGGGCAACCGGTGGTGTGCCTGATCGGCGACGGCGGCCTGCAATTCAGCCTGCCGGAACTGGCCAGCGCGGTCGAGGCGCGCGTGCCGGTCATCGTGCTGCTGTGGAATAACCAGGGTTACGAGGAGATCAAGAAGTACATGCTCAACCGCGCCATCGAGCCGGTCGGTGTGGACATCTACACCCCGGACTTTATCGGTGTGGCCAAAGCCTTGGGCTGCGCCGCCGAGAGCATTCAGGGTATCGCGCAGCTGCGCACGGCATTGCGCGCCGCCGCTGATCGCCAGGGACCGACGCTGATAGAAATCGACCAGGGGCTGTGGATGCAGGAGGTAGCGGTATGA
- a CDS encoding LysR substrate-binding domain-containing protein — MKRLPPLPALHTFWVTAQCCNFTRAAEQLHITQGAVSRQIAGLENHLGYALFQRQARGLSLTEEGREWSLRAQQVFGLIGDAVEQIGSRRQTLQLKASTCVMRWLLPRLMQWQQERPDVPVELTTTVAYTVDFRREQFDAAVIYAPIAEQSAQARHLFDEQLTPVCAPALLASLHTPADLQRQVLLHPTRDERDWALWLKAANTRLSNLAQGHHFETLDLAMTVASQGSGVAIGDSALIGEDVKAGRLATPFELRVPTGMGYYLVYPPGIEPSTGLVALMEWLVSQAQPS; from the coding sequence ATGAAACGCTTGCCACCGCTGCCCGCGCTGCACACCTTCTGGGTCACGGCCCAGTGCTGCAACTTCACCCGCGCCGCCGAGCAACTGCACATTACCCAAGGTGCGGTGAGCCGGCAGATTGCCGGGCTCGAAAACCATTTGGGCTACGCCTTGTTCCAGCGCCAGGCGCGGGGCTTGAGCCTGACCGAAGAAGGGCGCGAGTGGTCGCTGCGGGCGCAGCAGGTGTTTGGCTTGATCGGTGACGCGGTGGAGCAGATCGGCAGCCGCCGTCAGACCCTGCAACTCAAAGCCTCCACCTGCGTGATGCGCTGGCTGCTGCCGCGCCTGATGCAGTGGCAACAGGAGCGCCCGGACGTGCCGGTGGAACTCACCACCACGGTGGCCTACACCGTGGACTTTCGTCGCGAGCAATTCGACGCGGCGGTGATCTATGCGCCCATTGCCGAGCAGTCGGCGCAGGCGCGGCATTTATTCGATGAACAACTCACCCCGGTCTGCGCGCCGGCGTTGCTGGCCAGCCTGCACACACCGGCTGATCTGCAGCGACAGGTGCTGCTGCACCCCACGCGGGACGAGCGCGATTGGGCGTTGTGGCTGAAGGCTGCGAATACACGCTTGAGCAACCTGGCCCAGGGGCATCATTTTGAAACGCTGGACCTGGCAATGACGGTGGCGTCCCAGGGCTCGGGAGTGGCGATAGGCGACAGCGCGTTGATTGGCGAGGATGTGAAGGCGGGGCGGTTGGCGACACCGTTTGAACTGCGCGTGCCGACGGGGATGGGGTATTACCTGGTGTATCCGCCGGGAATTGAGCCGTCTACTGGATTAGTCGCCTTGATGGAGTGGTTGGTAAGCCAGGCACAACCGTCGTAA
- a CDS encoding NAD(P)-dependent oxidoreductase, whose amino-acid sequence MSKIAIIGATGRAGSQLLEEALRRGHTVTAIARNTGTLAARPGVTVKQVDALDANALQQAVSGNDVVISAAHFATLPASAVIGPVKSAWVKRLLVVGGAGSLLLPDGSRVIDSPGFPAEYKAEASAGAEFLDALRQEKELDWTFLSPSAEFVETERTGKFRVGQDDLLVSAEGRSWISFADYAIALIDEVETPKHSRLRFTVGY is encoded by the coding sequence ATGAGCAAGATCGCAATCATTGGTGCCACCGGCCGCGCCGGTAGCCAACTGCTGGAAGAAGCGCTGCGTCGTGGGCATACCGTCACCGCCATTGCGCGTAATACCGGCACGCTGGCCGCGCGCCCGGGCGTCACCGTCAAACAGGTCGACGCCCTGGATGCCAACGCCTTGCAACAGGCTGTCAGCGGCAACGACGTGGTGATCAGTGCGGCGCACTTCGCCACACTGCCGGCCAGTGCCGTGATCGGCCCGGTGAAGAGCGCCTGGGTGAAACGCCTGCTGGTGGTCGGCGGTGCAGGTTCATTGTTGTTGCCGGATGGCAGCCGAGTCATCGACAGCCCTGGCTTCCCGGCAGAGTACAAGGCCGAAGCCAGCGCCGGCGCTGAGTTTCTTGATGCGCTGCGTCAGGAAAAAGAGCTGGATTGGACCTTCCTGTCGCCGTCGGCGGAGTTCGTTGAGACTGAGCGCACCGGCAAATTCCGTGTCGGCCAGGATGACTTGCTGGTGAGCGCTGAAGGGCGCAGCTGGATCAGCTTTGCGGACTACGCCATCGCGTTGATCGACGAAGTAGAAACGCCAAAGCACTCGCGCCTGCGTTTCACCGTCGGCTACTGA
- a CDS encoding MBL fold metallo-hydrolase has protein sequence MISTLKRLATAMAALAFAAHAAAADLTLDAYNPGTSAMMPVSSVLVSGEHDVILVNAQFGNAQAEQLVTKIRASGKRLTTIYVSDGDPDYYFGLDVLTQAFPAAKVVATQPVVDHIKATAEQKLAFWGPKLGADKPAKAIIPQVLQGHSLTLEGKTLEVVGLDGPQPDRTFVWIPSIKVVVGGVVVFENTHVWMADTQTAQSHADWLATLQRIEDLKPRTVIPGHYLGTPTVQSVAFTAGYIKAFDEETAKAKDSTALIAAMKKRYPKLEDESSLELGAKVAKGEMKW, from the coding sequence ATGATCTCGACGCTTAAACGATTGGCCACGGCCATGGCCGCCCTGGCGTTCGCCGCCCATGCCGCGGCGGCCGATCTGACGCTGGACGCTTACAACCCTGGCACCTCGGCAATGATGCCCGTCAGCTCGGTACTGGTCAGCGGCGAGCACGACGTCATTTTGGTGAACGCGCAATTCGGCAATGCCCAAGCCGAGCAACTGGTGACAAAGATTCGCGCCAGCGGCAAGCGCCTGACCACCATCTACGTCAGTGACGGCGACCCGGATTACTACTTCGGCCTCGACGTCCTGACGCAGGCATTCCCCGCCGCCAAGGTGGTAGCCACCCAGCCGGTGGTCGACCATATCAAGGCCACCGCCGAGCAGAAACTCGCGTTCTGGGGCCCTAAGCTGGGTGCCGACAAACCGGCCAAAGCCATCATCCCGCAGGTGCTCCAAGGCCATAGCCTGACCCTGGAAGGCAAGACGCTGGAAGTGGTCGGCCTGGACGGCCCGCAGCCGGACCGCACGTTTGTGTGGATTCCATCGATCAAGGTCGTGGTGGGCGGCGTTGTGGTCTTCGAGAACACCCACGTGTGGATGGCCGATACGCAAACTGCTCAGTCCCACGCCGACTGGCTGGCAACCTTGCAACGCATCGAAGACTTGAAACCGCGCACCGTGATTCCAGGTCATTACCTGGGTACGCCGACTGTGCAGTCCGTGGCATTCACCGCGGGCTATATCAAAGCGTTCGATGAGGAAACCGCCAAGGCCAAGGATTCGACTGCGCTGATCGCGGCCATGAAAAAACGTTACCCGAAACTTGAAGATGAGAGCAGCCTGGAACTCGGTGCCAAAGTCGCCAAGGGCGAAATGAAGTGGTGA